Genomic segment of Populus nigra chromosome 14, ddPopNigr1.1, whole genome shotgun sequence:
GACAAATGGCTGCAGCCATTAACAGGGGCAGCTGAGCAGCTGGAGACACAAAGCATTCACTATTCTTTCATTTGTGAAACCGAACATCCATGCCCGAGCTAACTAAAGTAAGAACATGATAGTTTAAGAGATTGTTTAGTATCATTTCTAACTTTACTTCCtgtcttcacttttttttttttttctaagcaaTTAAAAGCTGTTTGATTGGCTTAGTTTTTAAACCTGTTCAAaagtatagttttttaaaatattttttatttaaaaatacattaaaataataatctttttacataaacaatataaaaaaaaacattaaaaatattaatttcaacacaacGAAACCCAGCCTCGACCAAACCCTAGATTTCATGAACTCGGTCGACCTTGCTAGACAACCTAGCGACCCCACCCTGAATATCCCGAATCCAACTTAGAAAATATTAATGCCTATTACCTAACGTATCAAATCCGATCTAGTTTGTAAAACACTGgcaaatagttttgaaaatttttaaaaaccacttttttgtttcaaaagttTTCAGAAAAACTTGcatgaaaactataaaataaaaaagatacgaGAAAATTAATTCTAGAATAACCAAGTCAATGGAGTCAATGGATCTATTATATTAATAGGATTTTAATTACAATACAGTGGCTAGTTATgggaattaaattatattaaaaaaaacaagattaggTACGCTAATTATGTCAATGTCGAGATTTGCATgcccataataaaacaaaaggagttCTATTGTTTCCTTCTCAAAGACATCTCCCGTATCTTAAGTGGATTGCAAAGGCAAGAGAATATCTAAGCAGAATCATAATGCTTTGATTAGTTAATTATGCTAAGTTGATAATGATTGACTCATTTCTCCCTCAGCGATTAACTTAATTATTGTAAGTAATCATGTCGTTAAGGTTGTATTCAGACAGGGATCCATTTTATAATCAGCTCAGATATGGATATTGTCCAGTAGAATCAAGACATAGGGTCACACTATCTTCCAttacctcctcctcctcctccgtcCTTTTCTTCCCCCCCCAATAGTTGGGATTATCCGACGAGTCATTTTATATATTGCCTTGTCGATCTAGAGACTGGAATCCAGCTCAGATCaggttttatgttaaatttagtGAAAGTTAATCTAGTcagatatattaattttatctgGTGGATTAGCTCATGATTGATTAAAATCTTAATGAAAtcagattgatttttatttaaaaaaatatagaacgatattggatttttttttaattttcaattcaatctttttttagcaTAACTGGATGAAATTAACCTTGGAATTATGGTtgaactataaaattaaaagataaaagactGAAATGTATGACATTAAGATAATATATGTCTAATCCctaatttttacaaatatattttgatcctaaaatttatttttatgaaaacaattttcagttttttaatgaaagagagacctgctaaaaaattataataaagagaAAATGTATTTGATTGTTGTAATTTCATAAACCAAAATGATCaagtttggtatcaaaattttttattcaatgaaaaaaGTTTGATAATGGTGGTTTTTTATCCTCATCTTATTTAACAAACAAATCAAGCTTACAAAATTTTGTGATctcgttttgatttttcaattttcatttaattttttgctACTTTAAGGGATCAAAAGGGTTTATTGAGGCTTGTTGGGTGTTTCTCATGTTTTTTCTCgtgaaaattgattgaaaaacattttttttggtgaaaacaAACACAAGCTCACTTATTTGCTCAATTTCAAGTCATTTTGGCTATAGAAAACTAGGTAAGAATATGATATATCATTTGTTATGGTAGATAATGCATAgctggttttaatttttttttttaagtaaaggggttgttacttttttttttttgattttttttatactaaaaaaaattaccatataTATTCACTTACTCTTCAATTTTGATTtagttcttaaataatatatatatatatatatattaaattttaataatttagtttttcaattattatgtatcTGATATTAAAGTAACAacactaataataaattattcatgttcaaatcatttttttttaatatagattttaaacatgattttatcactttttttttaactttcaactACACATGAAAGATGGAcatattatcttgaaatttctttcaaacttactttaacaattataaaatataatatttttaacatgattcaaattaaaaatattacattcgttaagataaataaaagatatgttaataataaaattgattatagacttaagaaatatatattttgtgcttatttaaatatataatttttaatttatttaatttattttgttgaacgtacatgttatcattttattttgcaatgaaaatttatcttaaaatggaaaaaaaataaaagtgattgTATTTTTAGGTTCAGTagtaattaaatatcaaataaaaaatcggAGACCTTGACACAGCATAGCATGCAACCTAGTTAAGACCAAACCTAATTATTTGGTCCGTTCAAATTTAAGCTCTGTACATGAAAATTAGAAAATCTACGAGGATTTTATTTGTCCTAATTTAGCATAAGGATTTGAACTCTCGTGATAAAGAAAGCAGCATGATCCTTCAATCATCATATCAACCTCTTAGATTAGCTTCCATTGCATGTGATCTTGCACTAAATTTAAACAAGAatgctataaataaataaataaataataaataaataattttgtgaTCCTAGCACAGAACTCAATAGCCAATCCCATTAATTTAACGAATCACatataatatttcttaaaaaaacctcCATAAATTCTGGAGGTGGCAGGTGTTCTTCAAGTTTTACAAGACAGCAGCAGAAATGGACAGTAGCTGGGACTCCAATGTTTATGGGCCATGGCCGAGCATCATCAGCACAAAGCTCAGGATGGAGCTCTAGCAAGCCCGGCTCATGAGTCACTCTTTCCTTTAATCAATCTTGAACCCCACCAAAAATTACCATTAAATTGCTTTATATTAAGCTTTTATTAAAGGAAACAATTAGCGGGTTAACTCGGGACTCAATCATTTTAGAGTTAGAACCAGActagatttcaaaaaataataaaaagtaactTAGACGATTCAGTGAAAAATTTAGGTTGACCTAATTAAGAATCTAGTTGTaactcattaattattattatttttttaaaaaataatattattttaatttataaaaaaatttaaaatttgattaggTCAAAATTTTTAACGTGGGCCAggtaaaaactataaataaatgaatgaaaaatcttTCTAAAACGTGATTAAGTGGCCACTCGATCCAAAAATTCCACTTTATTTGTGAACTTCCGCTCGGTTGATGGGCACTCATGGAAGCTCATCTTGCATACAATTTTAGGGTTCCAAGCCCGTCCTTCATCTTGCGCCTCCCTTCTATTACTTAGATTATAATGATTATAATCTGAACTTGCTTAGCTAAAGTAAGCTATtaaatatacaaatcatatcCTCCACCAATTTTATCTAAGTTAAATGAGGTTAACCATTTAAAAAGAGGTCCAATAATAAGAATAagggattaaaaaatttattttttctgtaatCTCAGATTTGAGTTACGTGGTTGCTCGTATGATGGTCACTAAAGATTTAtatagtcattaacttcagggcccataaaattaatcgaggtacGTGCAATATGATCTGAAcattcacattaataaaaaaataaaaaaagattatatgaGGTTCCTCTTGAGTTTAAAAATCAGTATTTTATCAACATTTAACTCcaataaaagtaattttttttaacctcttTCAACTCCTGCAAACTGCTtgattaaatttatctttagaTGATCTTGTTTAATTACTTGAATTTATGCTGCCATAATCGAGAAGATTTGCTGCTCTGCCTCCTATATCAtgtgacaaaataaataaataatgtagcAAAATGTTTAGGGGtcttaaaatgaaataaatataattctcCTGTCTCTCTATATTCCCGCAAAAACAAAGCCTAAAATGTCTGTAGCTGTCATCAGAGTTCCTTGTTCACTACAAACGACATTCGGGCTCATcgtcaaatgtaaaaaaatgccAAACACAAGATTCTCCTCTAAATCCCTCCAATCCAAAACAGAGATTTCCACTTCAGACACAGTCCCAGGTCAGAGAGAACCAAAACCTTAAACTCCCCAAATGTCCTTATTTCAATGGTTCTTATTCAAGATTGAATCTTTTTTGGTTTGTAAGGATACCCTTTTGATCCTTTGTTCATGAATGTCAGGTCCCAATGAAGTTTCTGTGCCAGAAGTTCGTGTTTTTGTGAGGAAAAGGAAAGTGAAAACCACTGTTGAGGCTGCTGAAAAGGAGGTTAAAGTAGAGCCCAGGAAGCAGAAAGTAAGATTTttcgtgtctttttttttataatgttattgtttttataggATTAATAACTTCAATTAATCTTTGTGGTGTAGTTATCTGCTTTACCTGACATTGAAGAATTTGCATACAAGAAAGGAAATGGTTCTGCCCTGATAAGTAAGTGATACCTTCTTTAGCAAAGGTTTTAAAGGCATGGAATTTAAGTAGGAGAGGATGAAAGGAGAAAGTGGGTAACTTTGATTGAGAAATTTGCTTGGGGTGTGGTGGGTTAGTTTTCATTTGCTTGTTTTTTGAGTAAATTTAAaggctttccttttttttttaatgtgctttcCTTACCTTTGTTTGAGGTCGAGGATGTTTAGAGTGTAGAATGTTATGTCGCGTGAAGTTAAGGTGaaaattttctgtttttaaagTACTTCATACCTATTCTTGGCCTGAGGTGCTTTACTTGAAAGTGCACGGTCTGTTGGTAGTTCAAAATTGTTAAGCTTGTGACATGGATTTTAAATGTTATACTATCGTTTGGTTTGTTGTTCATAACATAAAGAGTACTGATTTCTATTAGAAATGGTTCTGCAGGCAAGTTAAAATCTTCCGAAAATGCGCTTCCTGTGGACAGTGAAGCTGCTTCTACTATTAGGTCAGCAGGTATGCAGAACTGAAAGGTGTCAAATTGATGTTGGATTTGGCAGGTGAAGGGTAGGAGAGTATTGTAAAGATATTTGTGTTTTCCATATATATGTGGATGGAAAAACATTTTCTTGTGGGAGCATTATTGGTTGAAAGAAACTAATGAGTGATCCAGATTCTCATAACTTAAACCCATGGAAAATCTCTCTCATAAAAGCATTTATAAAGCGCATAGAATCAAAGATCTGAGAGGCGGTGAATAGGGATTTAGGGTTAAGGGTGGCAGTTACTTTCATGCAAATACTATTTGTTGGATGAAGCATGCAGTTGAAGATATTCTGCTAGCATACAGTTGAAGCAATATTCTGATATCAGATATAATTGTGGTAACTAGAAAAAAAGGACAACAGGTATATTGCTTCAATCATTTGAATGAGCCATTGTCCATGTTAATCACAACATTCCATATTTGTCACTGTTGTCTCGGCTAATTTTATCAGTATCATATATTCAAGTGGGTTATTAGTTGACATTGTCAATTGACTTAGAATTTTGTAGTGTGTGTAACTGGATCTGATATTTAGAGGAGGCAGGATTTTGATGGggatatattaaataatgaacACATGTAGATattgtttctgttttcttttgttgcttGTTGGTaatgatatgttttatttgataaagGTGAACCACCTCTCAACTGGGACAAAGTCCTTGAAGGGATTCACAAAATGAGGTCTTCTGAAGATGCACCAGTAGACACCATGGGATGTGAGAAAGCTGGCATTTCTCTTCCTCCTGAGGTATTGTTCATTTCCATTATGCATATTACTCTAACAAAAGCATATTTATATTACCTTTGTTTTCTGTAATTCAAACTTTAGCAAAATGGTCCCCTACTTTCTCccttagtttttattaataatttcctGCCTCTGCTTCTATGTGATTGTATTAGTTTatggctttgtatttttttgtaattttatgtaGCTGTCACACTGAGAAACCTTGTTAGATGTCCCATTTTGTTGCATATTGTGACCTTAGGTCTCAAAGTGCCTGCTTGGTGGCTATGCAGACCCACCCATGAGGTGGCTCAGAAGTTTTTCAAGACTTGCTAAAATCGTAAACTTACATCTCTAGATACTTGATTGTGTTTAATGGGTGCCTCCATCTGCAGAGTTTGAAGACCTTAGGTCTCAAAGTGTCTGCTTGGTAGCTATGCAGACCACCCATGAGGTGGCTCAGAAGCTCTTCAAGACCTGCTAATATTGTAAACTTACATCTCTAGATATGTGAGTGTGTTTAATGGGTGCCTCCATCTGCAGGGTTTGTAGGTGTTCTTTTTTGAAGGAGGTGCTTTATTTGTAATAGATTATACCTATTGTTCAGTCTTTGGGAGACCTTTCAGCTTACTGCGATGGAGcctgttcttttattttggattttctgtttcttataaaaaactattaccCCATTCAGGCTTCAGTTTTAACAGATTATTGTTTGGCATGAAGCTTTTAAGAATGATCATTtggtcattttaaaaaaagagtcaacTGTCAACTATTCTTAGCTTTGAAAATGTTGTGCTAATACAAGAAACTAGAACCAATTCTGACTCATTATCTGTGGAGAATTATCTCTGTGCATTTGGATTGGCAATCAATTTCTTGTATTTGACTGATAAATGAGTTTTTGTGGATTTTCTGTGACAGCATTTTCAGTGATCTCTATCTTCTGACTTGTTTTACTGAAAGTTTGGAGCTTTAACAAAATATTTGATGTCAATTTCATTTCTGATTATCTTCCAAAGTACTTGTAGTTTTGCTTTTTGGTGGGTTCTAAATTCTTAGAATTTGGTAGTATAACGATATTTTGACTCCTCTCTTTTGTTTAGGAAAGAAGATTTGCGGTCTTGGCATCAGCACTTCTCTCAAGCCAAACAAAGGATCATGTTACTCATGGCAAGTTCATACCAATAAATAATAAGTTTGTCatcattaaaaaatgttttattttgattcttgttTGTTCAAGAGATCGTCTTATTCTCCAAATTGCATTTGTGTGCTTCTTCAATTATGATATTATTCTAAGAGCTTGGGAATATTCAGTTACCTGAAAACTTGCATGCGGCATGTCATGCTATTTGCTGTTTCACAGATAGGTTGTTTTGAGTGCAGGAGCAATTCAGCGTCTTCAGCAAAACAATCTGCTTACTGCTGATGCCATTGACAAAGCTGATGAAACAGCAATCAAGGACTTGATTTACCCGGTATGTGTTCTCACAACAACACAAACAGATGAGGGGAAGCTATCTTGTCTTACTGAGACATTCAGCATCTAAATAAATGGGTtatttactattattactattactattattattacgaTTTGTGGCATTGGTTAATTATGCTTTTTCTTCAGGTTGGCTTTTATACAAGAAAAGCTagtaatttgaagaaaattgcaaaaatttGTCTCTTGAAGTATGATGGTGATATACCTAGTTCTTTGGAGGACTTACTGTCCCTTCCAGGGATAGGACCAAAGATGGCTCATTTGGTATGGCCTTAATTAAATAATCTTTATAATAAGGATGCTGGCttagtttgttaaagttttttgtGCGTGGGGCTTTAGGTAATGAATATTGCTTGGAACAATGTTCAAGGGATTTGTGTAGATACTCATGTGCACCGCATTTGCAACCGCCTTGGATGGGTGGCACAGCCAGGCACAAAACAGGTACCTTCCGATGCATTTCCTGATGATGGTTTTGTGTGATTTTACTCatgatttccttttcttttctgggtcTAACTTGTTATGAAGTTCCAATGATTCAAGGAAATGCATTGAGCATTAAATGATGATTGTAAAAGTTCCAAATTTAGTATAATTTCAAGGAGGATCTAGCAAAGGCCTACATAGATTGTGACCTTGTAATGTGTGAACACGTAAAGCTATttcatttatcatatttatGCTTCCTCTACTGTTTATGATGAATACAAATCAGATAAATGAAACTTACCATCATAAATTGTCTCCCTTTGTCTCTTTATATATTTGCACTAAGTTTTTATGCTTCTTTCTCTgtgtttatattcatttttatcaGTTCTTTTCCCCCCCTTGCTGCTAGAAAACTTCAACTCCTGAGGAAACAAGAGAGGCTTTGCAATTATGGCTTCCAAAGGACGAATGGGTTCCAATAAACCCTCTTTTGGTACGTGTAGCTTATTCATGTACACTCAAACATGCATCACACAGGTTCACAAAAATAATTGGCTGAAGTGAAAGCAGATATATAGTGCTCTTATGTGTATGCAATCAAAATGTGCATGTCTAGTATTCTCAACTGTACATATGCAAGTCGGTGCATGTCAAATTCATGTTCCATTTATTGAAGCATTTTGAAAAACTTGTAATCTTGGAAtgtccttgtttatttatgctGTCTTCTGGAGTTATGCAACAAAAGATTATGGTAGGCTTATCTGAGCCTCCTAGTGTACTATTTTTTGAATCAGTGACCTAGTAGCAAGTGCCCCAGGACATGTTACGTCTTTGACTGGTGGAAAAAGAGCTGCACAATTCCTCTCTTTCAATGTTATGCAGTTACTGTCTAGCCGTAACATAAACTCATAGGCATTTTAGGGATATTAACCGAATGCAATTTATTGCTTATGTAATCGAACAGGTGGGATTTGGGCAGACAATTTGTACTCCACTTAGACCTAGATGTGGAGTGTGCTGCATAAGTGAGTTCTGTCCATCTGCATTCAAGGAGACCTCAAGTCCGGCATCCAAGCAGAAAAGGTCCGGTGGGAGCAAAAAGCTCTAAAACACttgttggttttggtttttggcCTCCTGTTCATACTTTGTATTTGCAATGCAATAGCCGAGGAAGTTTAGTTTTAAGTTATTCCGTTTTGTGGCTTTCTGCTGTGTATCAAATGTTGGTGCGTCATAAAAGATGGTGCCCATATTTTCTAGGCAAGGCGATAGAAGCAATGCAGTTTTGGGAAGGGAATGATTGCTATCTTAAACAAACGATTGAATCAAATCCTTATCTATTTTGCTTTACTTTAACCATACATTCAACAGAAAGCATTTCATTAATGGTACAGAATTTTTGGGCAAATTGTGTTTTCTTGTTCTctgaaaatttagtttggtcCAATGGAGAGGCATTGGTCTATCCAATCAAGTAGCCAATCTCAATCCCTAAATCCCTTCCCCCACCCTTGGTTTTAAATTATGTTGTTCTATTAGAAATCTCTAGTTTCCAACCTCTCTTGGCTTGAATTTAAGATGATTTACTAAAAGTACAAGTTCTTAACCTAGGGACTCTTGGGGACCTTGTGCTCTGAAACTGATTAATGGCCATGTATTGTAGTTGACGATTCATTTTGTCATTACTTAAATGAGAATTTCCAAGAACGAAAGcatgaaaatcaaatcaatgCAACTTTTCATTCTCAGGCCTGCCCTTCTGTATTTTCTGCTAAGAGCAGCCTTGAGTTGTGACCCCCAAGATTACCAGGGCAGATTCACTATAACCCTCCTGTCACATGCCATTACCAGAAATTGCTAGCAATGGTAAAGGCATTCTGTACATCATATGGAAGCAAAATAAATACCTGCAATTTTACTTTATATTGCATCTCCGCTACATCTCAACCATGAGTGGAAATTTTGTACTATCAATTTCAGGCACTACAATACTACTACAAACGTCAAGCACCATTGTATTATAAAAGTTTAACGGAATTGAATATATGGTCTAGTAATGCAACACAccacacaaaaaaacacaaggTGCAGTCAGTTACAAATATGGTGGATGTTTGAGTGAATTAGTTGGCCTTGAAAGAAGTTTAACTAGAATGCCAAgccaaaatcaaatttgattgggGTTTTCCGTACTCTTTAATCATTCAAGTCACCAGAACGTCATTTTCAAAACCACGCCCTCGGTCCTTGCTACCGTCTTGTCCTCACTAACCATCTCTTATAAACTAACAAGAATAGAAAGCCACAGATGGGTGCTTCACCTATACAGAGACTGACGAAGGCAACTTGCTCTTGCGCCATGTCCAATAGTTAACTCTCATTGGGTCCACATGCCGCAAGATAGAACAAATTGTTTTTGCTAAGTCAGAATCTGCTGGGTCGGAGTTTGAAGGTCTCAGAGAATCTACAGCATCTCTAAACTCTTGGTTAGCTTGGAAACCATGGGAGAGAAGATCCAAAAGTGTGCTCAGAGCAAAGACATGGTTGGCTTCAGCACTCAAAACCTTCAAACATACAGAAGAAACCTGAGGATCGCTGATCCAAGACTTGGGGTCATTTTTGTAGAGGCCGCGAAGATATCTCCATGGGCTCTCATTCCCAGGGTTGCCTAAAATGGCCTCAATAGTGTACTTTACTTCTGACTCTCTCGTGGCTTCTAGGCCTCCCAGGAGGGGAGATCTAGTTACCACAAAATATCTCTGTCATGGAACAaacagataaaaataaattgttgtgCCAAAAGGGAAGAACCATATATGCAAAATGGAAGCACAAAAAAGGTAAAATGAATATGATACGAAAAGTTTCTGACTAGTTAGTTGAATGTTAAATCACTGTGGAAACATGAGAAACCTTGTAAATCAGGCACCTTCTTCCCTTCTTTTATTATTAGTCTATAAGCATGATGTCAGTATAACAGACTTGATATATAATTAAGATACGCACAGAACACTTCATCTTTGTTATGATATGGTTAGGATAAAAACAGCATGTGCAACAAACTTGTACTTACTTGATTCCAAGCAGAATTATTGAAAACATCTTGTTCAAGCAGCTGATGACAGTAGTCGAGTTCATTTTCCCACCCTCCTAAGGCCTGCAATACCCACTGCACCAGGAGAGGAAAAAACCAAGAATTCACTTATAACCATAATAAACGATGTGTACAAGAATGACAAACATGGAAAAATATCATACCAATGAGAGCTCTATGACACATATCTAATATAAGATGGGGTGATTGGAGAACAACAAACCTGCCTATGAGACCAGGCATGATAATTTTTGGCATCACGAGAAAGCATCCTCCTTGTAAACTCAAGTTCCTTAGATGCGGCATCGGTTCCCAATTTCTCAGCAATCCACCGCCTATGATGCCTGCAAAAAATCCATTATTACAATTAACATTATGGAATTTACAAGAtcatttaataactaaaaaacgaGAAAATTCTTGACATTGACCGATCAGGTAGCCTACGGGGGTTTCTACAGACCTCCTTCAAAGAACCTAATGTACTCATCCACCAACCCCGTCTATAAAACGAGTTTGGAATCAAATTGAGTAGCTTTCCTAAAGAAATTGCACCGACGATgagaacttcaaaaaaaaaaaaagaagctactaacattaaaaattacaGCTGATctcaaagaattaattaaaatactctTTCGAACTATAAACCGCACCACTCAAGGTCGCAAGCACCATCTACTTTAAAGGTAACTTAATCAAC
This window contains:
- the LOC133672861 gene encoding endonuclease III homolog 1, chloroplastic-like isoform X1 produces the protein MSVAVIRVPCSLQTTFGLIVKCKKMPNTRFSSKSLQSKTEISTSDTVPGPNEVSVPEVRVFVRKRKVKTTVEAAEKEVKVEPRKQKLSALPDIEEFAYKKGNGSALISKLKSSENALPVDSEAASTIRSAGEPPLNWDKVLEGIHKMRSSEDAPVDTMGCEKAGISLPPEERRFAVLASALLSSQTKDHVTHGAIQRLQQNNLLTADAIDKADETAIKDLIYPVGFYTRKASNLKKIAKICLLKYDGDIPSSLEDLLSLPGIGPKMAHLVMNIAWNNVQGICVDTHVHRICNRLGWVAQPGTKQKTSTPEETREALQLWLPKDEWVPINPLLVGFGQTICTPLRPRCGVCCISEFCPSAFKETSSPASKQKRSGGSKKL
- the LOC133672861 gene encoding endonuclease III homolog 1, chloroplastic-like isoform X2, translated to MSVAVIRVPCSLQTTFGLIVKCKKMPNTRFSSKSLQSKTEISTSDTVPGPNEVSVPEVRVFVRKRKVKTTVEAAEKEVKVEPRKQKLSALPDIEEFAYKKGNGSALISKLKSSENALPVDSEAASTIRSAGEPPLNWDKVLEGIHKMRSSEDAPVDTMGCEKAGISLPPEERRFAVLASALLSSQTKDHVTHGAIQRLQQNNLLTADAIDKADETAIKDLIYPVGFYTRKASNLKKIAKICLLKYDGDIPSSLEDLLSLPGIGPKMAHLVMNIAWNNVQGICVDTHVHRICNRLGWVAQPGTKQKTSTPEETREALQLWLPKDEWVPINPLL
- the LOC133672468 gene encoding protein farnesyltransferase/geranylgeranyltransferase type-1 subunit alpha, which codes for MDAEEHKLRLSQDPEWADVTPIPQDDGPNPVVPINYKPDFIETMGYFRAVYKANEFSPRALQLTHQAILLNPGNYTVWHFRRLILDALGIDLNEELNFMSGISESNPKNYQIWHHRRWIAEKLGTDAASKELEFTRRMLSRDAKNYHAWSHRQWVLQALGGWENELDYCHQLLEQDVFNNSAWNQRYFVVTRSPLLGGLEATRESEVKYTIEAILGNPGNESPWRYLRGLYKNDPKSWISDPQVSSVCLKVLSAEANHVFALSTLLDLLSHGFQANQEFRDAVDSLRPSNSDPADSDLAKTICSILRHVDPMRVNYWTWRKSKLPSSVSV